The Peromyscus eremicus unplaced genomic scaffold, PerEre_H2_v1 PerEre#2#unplaced_2525, whole genome shotgun sequence DNA window CCCGGGACCTGTGTTGATGGGCTCACCGAATATGCCTGCAGTGCAAGGGGGGAAAGCCCGGGCACACAGTGCTGTTGGGCACGCTCACTTTGAAATGCAAGGAAACATGCTAAGACGCACCAGAGTGTGGCCAGGTTCCTGCAAGACACCAGCAGGAAATGCTGGTGATAATCCCAGCAAGAGAAAGCTGAGCACATCCAAGCTCAGGTCTTTGAGCGCCCCGGCCTCCAGGGAGGGTGCCCTGGATAAAAATGAGCAGCAGGCTGCCTCTGGGCCACCGAGGCATGCCTCTACCTTGCCCAGAGCTCTCAAACAACAAGCACGGTGCGGCGGCCTAGAGAACCGGGCTATTGGAGCCCAAAGGAAGACCACCCTCCCAGAGAACAAGGAGGACCCCGGCCGGGGGACCCCGAAACCAGACTCAAAGGGAGCATCGGCAGCCTGCATGCCTCCATTCCCGAGGCTACGAAGATCTCTCCGCATTGCTAGCCGGAAAAGGAAGATCCATGTGCTGTGTGCGCAATGCGGGCTCCCAGAATTGGAAACTAAGGTGCACTCAAAGGTCACTAACACCAGGGTCAAGAGGAGAGCCGCTGGAGTTCAAGAAGACCGCCAAGCCACCAACGTGGCTTCTGCTCAGGAGCCGAGTACCATCGAACGAGGGATGCTGGTCTGGTTCAAATTCCAGGACCTTCCTTTCTGGCCGGCGGTGGTCAAGAGTGTCAGCAAAAACGACAAGATAGCGAGGGTGCTGTTGATCGAGGGCAACATGCAGTTTGAGCACAGGGGTGTCAGAGTCCCTCTCCGCAAGCTGAAGCACCTGGACTGTGGAGCAAAATTATCGCTCCTGAGGAGAGCCAGCAGAGTGTACAGCCAGGGCATCAACTGGTGTCTCTCAGTGATTGACCACTACAGAGAGGACCTTGCCTGTGGCTCCTTCCTGGGCTCCTTTATGGACTACTACACCTCCCAAGCCAGTTATCCGCTAAGGAGAGCCATCCAAGAGGGTGACCTGCACATTGATTTCCCCAAGGTGAGCTATGCCGACTTGGAAGattgggaggaggagacagcccTGGGTGGGAAGGGGCCACGCAAGAAACTCCTGCCTGACCGCATGAGGGCCGCTTGGGACAGAGCCAACCAGAAGCTAGTAGACTTCATCGTGAAGAGAAAGGGGGCCGACCAGCACCTGCTGGATATTGTGAAGGGCAGGAAACCGTCCAGGTGGCTGGACGACCTTTGGAAATCAAAGAGGGAAGTCTTCTGCATTGAGACCTACCTGGAGGATGAGGACCAGTTGCATCTCGTGGCCAGA harbors:
- the LOC131902118 gene encoding PWWP domain-containing DNA repair factor 4-like, which translates into the protein MDSAEYVLCGWKGQLWPARVLSRPGISAHSKRRGASFLEVQILPVGEKTRVRSTEARPLTKSETVTIASLAGKESQGKSSPRQTRAYRKALKVALDVLGEGTCLYQGGRAGGRRTSTAAPKVRKEQASSSPHQRLHLQGRNQKGQGLSHRSPGKRGRPGPVLMGSPNMPAVQGGKARAHSAVGHAHFEMQGNMLRRTRVWPGSCKTPAGNAGDNPSKRKLSTSKLRSLSAPASREGALDKNEQQAASGPPRHASTLPRALKQQARCGGLENRAIGAQRKTTLPENKEDPGRGTPKPDSKGASAACMPPFPRLRRSLRIASRKRKIHVLCAQCGLPELETKVHSKVTNTRVKRRAAGVQEDRQATNVASAQEPSTIERGMLVWFKFQDLPFWPAVVKSVSKNDKIARVLLIEGNMQFEHRGVRVPLRKLKHLDCGAKLSLLRRASRVYSQGINWCLSVIDHYREDLACGSFLGSFMDYYTSQASYPLRRAIQEGDLHIDFPKVSYADLEDWEEETALGGKGPRKKLLPDRMRAAWDRANQKLVDFIVKRKGADQHLLDIVKGRKPSRWLDDLWKSKREVFCIETYLEDEDQLHLVARHLQEISKEADEALLSLARGDRVRFTMEVLLPEAIICSIAALDELSYKEAEEKYLRGPPVHYREKELFDKTILKAARKRSASRIRAARDPSAPTP